The window GGAACCAATTGAAAGGATGgttcccttctttctctaagcCTCAGCTAAGACTCTACCTGCTCTTCTCCCCAGACTCTTTTTCAGCTATCCCCAGACCAAGACTTACTTCCCCCACTTTGACCTGAGCCATGGCTCAGCCCAGCTGCATGGCCACGGCACCAAGGTGGTCAACGCCATTGGGGATGCTGTTAAGAGCATTGACAACATTTCAACTGCCCTGTCTAAGCTCAGTGAACTCCACGCCTACATCCTCCGAGTGGATCCTGTCAACTTCAAGGTGAGGACTTGGGATCAGGAAGGAACTGGATTTGATATCCACAAGGAATTGGAGTCCAACCCTACAGGGGTACATCCCCCCTTTCCCTATCCCTCTATGTCTCATCCTTTCAGTCTTCAATTAATCCCAAGACCTCATCTGGTTCTCATCCTACCCCTGATATATTGTCCCCTGCTCTCTTAATGGTTCACTTATCCCAGTCCCTATTGTCTCACCTCCTTTTCTCTTGCAGCTCCTATCTCACACCTTCCTGGTCACTGTGGCTGCTCGATTCCCAGCTGACTTCACTGCAGAGGCCCATGCTGCCTGGGACAAATTCCTCTCCATTGTGTCTTCAGTCCTGACCGAGAAGTACAGATGAGCACCCGGATCTAGAGCTCTGGGAGGACAGAAGGGGCTGGGTGGTCACCCACCCCCTACCCTGGTCCAGGCACCCTTCCCTTTGGTGCCTTTCCTACAGACTTGTCCTCTATGACCCTCAAATAAAAGGATAAActttattttctgtctctctggttattttttctggttattagTCCTTACTTTACTGACCCTTGGTATAGATCCAAGGCAGGGATGGGAAAGGGATGGCCAGAATCACAAACATTTTATCATGATTTTAACCGGTAAAAGTGTTTCTTCGTCCATCGTTTTACTTTTATCCCTAACCATAGATTTTAACCATCCAGGCCAAAACAGAAAGGAAACTTGGGTCTTATGGCCAAGCTGCggggtatatgtgtgtgggtgtgaaATCTAGACAGATGTGACCCAGATGTGGATGAGCTCACTGTGCTTAGGTGGGTTGACCTGATGTGTATGCATAGGCAAGCTTGTCAGTAGGGCATCTAGTAATATTACAATTAATATGTaaactattattatcataatgcttcagtttcatcattggAAAGAGAGGAATCCTTCCTGAAATGATGTTGATTACAATCTCTCCATGCcttctaatttccatttttattcatgCGCTCaagaatttctatttatttgactGTAACTCCATTAGGAAAGGGAATTCCTGGGGAGGACATTCCTACAAATGCATTCAGACACCTGCTCTGCAATGTATAATCTTAAAGATGTGTCAGCTACTGAAGGATTAAGTAATTTAGTCACAGTCATGCTGCTAGTATGTTTCTTaggaaaagtcttcctgactccaagactggctCTCCCTCTCTGCTCACTTTACCAGGCTGCTTCTCATAAAGGATTACtcaatgtaaaaaattgtttggaCAAAATGCTTATACTTACTTTAatgatagcttttaaaaaatacttttgataTATTTGTGCCATTTTATTCAGTTCACATTTGATACcatttgtgtattttaaaaacccattttttcttttatattattacaaactcttaatatgttttaaaaacaaaaagagatgtATCAGTCAGtggtctttcaaatattttaatcttaaaatgtgaattgtttttcaaatacattcATATAGTAAAAATTCTAAGAAAGGTAACAGGAATGAGGTAGGATAGAATCATGGTGTATTAAGCCTATACTAATAGCTATACTTGTGCCATACCAAATAGCATACTCATATATATCTTTTTGGTTTCTTCCTATACATTGTCATCATCTAAAGATAAGGAAGACAATCACTTCATCTTAACATTTTACATgcagtaaaattattttgtttctattttagtaACCTAAAAGCTTTatgaatttcaaaatgaaatttactgTATAGTATAAACAgtataaatttaatttacttaGTGTTAATTACAAGAGCATAGTAcacattaaaatatgaatttttttaaaatcttgcaaATAAAATAACAGAATGGTAACTATTTCATAGTTGGTTTTCAAGAGAGACCTTTGAAAGGTTTTTTAACATGATAGCATAAGTTTCTAAAATTACAAACTACTTGGAAAAGCTTTCATGGTCTTGGGGCCTCAAAGTTTCAAAGGAGCTGAATTTCCATAGTATGTTTATTAATTaaaagttagaagggaccttggagataaCATAATCTGACTGcttcattttactaataaggAGACTAAAACCTGGGGATATGAAGTCACAACTAACATTATATAGCTTCAGAGACAAGACTTATTCTAGTTCCTCTGACTTTGAATCTTTCCAGTCTATCACATTATCATTACCATTTTCATTATAGACCTGGGGAAGACGATAAGTCtcagtcaatatttattgattggaaCATGACTaaggtgaaaatatgtttaatatgatagtatatgtataacctatatcagattgccatcttggggagggtgagaggagggagggagaaaaaatggaaatcaaaattttataaaagtaaatgtcaaaaactaatacataaattaaaaaaaaaaaagaccaaaaatgtTAAAGAGAAGAGGTGGCCCAAAGTATCACTGTTACTGAGAGTTCAAAAAGGAGGCATTGAAGGGAAATTCCTTTAGGGCAGAAGGCATTTTTTCTTTACCCTTTAACTAATATTGCAGCACCTTGTGcatgttgtgttccaaatttttctgcctccctttcccctccccaagaaagcaagcaacgtgatacaggttaaatatgtacaattcttataaacatatttccatatgtttcatgatatgcaagaaaaatcagccaaaaggggaaaaaaaatcacaggaaagaaagaaacaaacaaacaaataaaagatgaaaatactatgcttcaatccacattcaatctctattGTTCTTTCTCCAGATgggaatggcattttccatcccaagtctatttgaattgccttgaatcaccacattgttgagaagaaccaagtccatcacagttgatcatcacataatcttgttattattgtatataatatccTTTTGGTtctttctggtcatttcactcagcatcagctcatgtaaatctttttaggcttttctgaaatcatcctgctggtcgtcttacagaataaaaatattccattacattcatataccataactcattcagccattctccagttgatgggcatccactcggtttccagcttcttgtcactacaaacagggctgccacaaacatttttgcacatgtcggtccctttccctcccttaagtTTCTTGGAACTCCCTTAAGTTCTCTtggagatataagcccagtagaaacacttctgggtcaaacggtatgcacagtttgttaacttttgagtatagttccaaattgctctccagaatggttggattcgttctttccctgtcattctagccaatctgacaggtgtgtagtggtatctcagagttctcttaatttgcatttctctgatcaataggaatttggaacactctttcatatgactgcaaatggctttaatttcttcatctgaaaattgtcttcatatgcTTTGGCCATTTAAAAGTTGGTGAGTCTAATGAGTCTTGAAAGGAATTaggaggcagaagtgaggaagaagTGCTTTCAAGGCATGGGGGAAAGACAATACCAAAAaatagagatgagagatggaaaaTATAAGTGAAATACAGTAAAAAAGCTAGTTTATCTGGACTTATTTGTCCTTTGTCCTCAAAGAGAATCATGGcctcaggaaggtgatgccataacttgcaaatgaattggatttaagtgaggaaggactgtacaagtcaccagcttcactctcctccagagccatctgaggatggcaagatatagatcagaatggcTGGAGATAGCCCCACATGCAGTGGAGatcttagcctttttaagctaaggtctttaacagtttttagtttgactgaggcaacgcCTAAGACTAGGTTAAAAAAAgtgaggcaaagaatgacctcttacctagtcaaaaaaaaaaatatatatatatatatacacacacatatatatacatatacatatatatatatacacatatatatatacatatgtgtgtgtgtgtgtgtgtgtgtgtgtgtgttcagagGGGAAGacctttagggtttttttttgccaaaacaaaaGCAATTTCTATTTACTTTCACTCTGAGGTATCAGAGCCCAAAAAATAACCATGTGAAGCTTGGGATGGGTCCATATAAAAGAAATCTAgtcagtaaaccccaagatatcttgctAGGTTTCAGCAATCAATATGTATAATCTTTTAGGCAGAGCACCCTCTGGGAAGGATATAATTCccggggagggagaagaaagacaagaggcaaggaaggaaggaagaaaggaagggaagaagggaggaaggaaggaaggaaggaaggaaggaaggaaggaaggaaggaaggaaggaaggaaggaaggaaggaaagaaggaaggaaggaaggaaggaaggaaggaaggaaggaaggaaggaaggaaggaaggaaggaaggaaggaaggaaatctcATGCTATGTTTGTGAACAAGATGGCTACATTATCAACTAGTCCAAGAAGAATAATATGTACTATGATCGGAAAGATAGGCCagaccagattgtgaaggattttaaatgacaaacaaaagACTTTGTTtttgatcctaaaggtaataGGGAAATACTGGAGCATATTGAATAAACTAGTGACGTGGTTAATCCTGAACTCtgtaaaaaattacttttcactCTTTCTCAGCTTTCATACCCAATCACTCTCTAAGTCCTGGTCAGTCAACTTCTAATATATCTGTCaaatctttctcctcctttttatgCATCAGGCCACCAAGCTAGAACAAACTCTTATTACTTCTCCCCTAGCATATTAAATTGCctttctaattggtcttccttCTTGTCCCCCTCTAATCCATAAAATAATTGTCATATTAAACCAAAATTCAATGGTGCAAATGGGAATAGATGTGCTACTGTTCAAAAAGCTCAAATTTTAGGGtacaattcaattttttccagaatTTGTGAAAATATATGGGCCAAGTGGCTTGGGTGGAGAGGATAGGAGAGATAAGGATTCTTGAAGAGGGAGACTAGACAGGGAAGAAGCGCAATAGAAAAGTTTGATTAGTCCTTAAAAATCCCtagacttttttttgttgttttttttttcctttctcatggtttttcctttttgttctgattcttctttcacaacacgactaatatggaaacatgattaatatgattgtacatgtgtgaCCTAAATCAGATtgttttggggaagggaagggtggGGGAGAAGATTTGGGacccaaaatcttaaaaaaaaaaaaaaaaaaaaaaaagaatgtttttttaatttaatttttacatgtaattgaaaaaaaaatacttttaagtggGGAAGAATGCTCCagtaaaattttaatagaaactTTACAATTCTCTGAGGATCTCAAGAAAGGCTTTTGAGAAGAGGTAATACTTAACAGTgaaacttgggggaaaaaaagagaattccaaAGAGATAGGGCTGAGGCAAGAATATATTCTAGACATGGAGATCTATCTGAACAAATGTACAGACTTGGGAAAGGGCAGAAGGAGATTAGGAGTCAGCTAGCAGTTCAGTTTAGCTAGAACATAGAAAAGGGattagtataaaataaaaactgaaaaggaaaattgaaaccATACTATGAGAagctttaaatatcttttttccttctccctttgtctcccttttatcttcttttgtagccttcttctcctttctgtctcttttaaaatctttttccatattattgtttgataggaaatgaccaacaggatgatttcagaaaggcctggagagacttacatgaactgatgctgagtgaaatgagcaggaccaggagatcattatatatgtcaacaacaatactatatgatgatcaattttgatggacccagccatcttcagcaatgagatgaaccaaatcagttccaatagaccagtaatgaactgaaccagctacacccagcgaaagaactctgggagattattaaaaaccattacattgaattcccaatccctatatttttgcctgcctgcatttttgattttccttcgcaggctaattgtacaatatttcagagttcgattctttttgtgcagcaaaataacggtttggacatgtatacttattttgtatttaatttatactttaacatatttaacatgtattggtcatcctgccccTAGGGGActaggggatggggggaaggagggggaaattggaaccaaaggtttggcaattgtcaatgctgtaaaattacccatgcatataacttgtaaataaaaagctattaaaaattaaaaataaaatctttttccattttgttcccctagtcctctgtgtgtgtgtctatctctttctgtctctgtttctgtctctctctcctcttctgtctgtctgtctctctctttgtctctgtctcgctgttcctctgtctttctttttctctctcttgttttgtctcccttcttttctcctcccccctctttcttccttctttcttttttctcctcttctgatttccctctctcctgctttctccttttaattctcAATCATTCCATTTGTAAATACttctttattaactttttattataaCCTTATGCCTTGAGTGAGCTCCATTGAGAGACAAAGGAACAAAACCCAAAAATCTTGACAGAGATCTCCAAGACTGGTTGGGGAAGCACATGTTATACTGGAAACTACCACAAGATAGCATGAAATTAGACATAAATCATgcaaatgatatataaaatgcaGGGGTTCATTGTGTGCTGGGGTACTGAGAAAGAGCTTTGTGGATTTGGAGAAGTGGATTTTGAGTGGAGAATTTGAATCAAGCCCACTCCCTCTTTGTGACATCCCTTTCCCACCTATATCCAAATCCTTCCAAGATCTATCCTTTGGTACAATCATATATTGTTAATGAGCATGTGCTCATTAACTAGCTGCATGAACTAACAAAATGTTAATCCTAGAAGGTCTCTTAGAGATCCTCTagaatttggaactggaaagaTACTCAAAATCATCCAGTGAGCAGGTCAATCCCCTCACTGAGGCCCAGGAGAGTTAAAGCATTGGGCCACAAGAAATAAAgagtagttgtgttcatatagtttctgacttgcccttggcagatagatacccaaatattttatactatcaacagttattctaaaaggaatttctctttgtatctcttgttgctggactttgctggcaatatataaaatgctaatgatttatgtggatttattttgtatcctgcaactttgctgaagttgtgaattgtttctggtagttttgtacttgattctctagggttctctaaatataccatcatatcatctgcgtttcattattacctactctaactcttttaatctctttaagaAATAAATAGTAGAACAAGCTTTTAAACTGAGCTCTTCTCATTCCATGCTTTTTACATCCCAGTGATACTTCCCAAGTCTACTCAACTTTATAGAGGAGCaaacagactcagagaagggaagagacatgcttagaattaaaattaaattagccACAGAGCCAGAACTTTAGCTTTTGATTTGCAGTCCAGTAAAACTTACTGGACAAGTCAGCAGGGCCTGGGACCCTCCGGCCTCCCTATCTCCCCCAAGGACCTTGTATTCAGGGTTACGGCCAACGCCCCCTCTGTGAAGATGGAAGGACCTGATAGCCCCCTGTCTTACACACCCTAACTGACCCCCACCCCATCAAACCCTAGCCCTTCTGCCCACCAAGTCATTGTCTCTAAGGGAGATAAGATGACTCCACCTTCTGGGGCGGCCTCCTTTCCACTAGCCAATGACTATGGGCAGCTGTCCAGCCGTGCTCTGCTCCTGGCCCTATATAAGGTGGACCATAAGGGAGAAGAAACCAACCAAGGTTTTTCCTGAGTTTCAACTGCAGGAATAACTCGAGCTTACCCTTCATACAGCCACCATGTCTCTGACCAAGACCGACAAAGCTCTCATTGCTGCCATTTGGGCCAAGGTCAGCACCCAGGCTGATTGCATTGGTACCGAAGCCTTGGAGAGGTAAGAATAATTCCCATCTGTACTTTGCAATTTGGAGGAGAGGCTATTTGGGGGAATGTTGAGGAGCCTAGAGACAGGGACTTTGATAGAGATACTCAGGTCCTTTTCAGGTCCTTTTCCCACCTTGCCAAGCTGGCCCTGGTCTGGAACAAGGAGGACACAGAGCTGTATTCTAACCTGGCCTTGTAAAgctcttaacttctctgggtctggtgtgtttttttttctatttatagaaTGAGGTGTTTGAAGTCAATGATCTTTCAGATCACCTCCATCTGCTTTTTTACTCTAGTCTCATAAAGTATCTCTTTAGAAAACCATAAGATGAGACCATAGGTGAAAAAAGACCTTTCACTACTGTGAAAGTGAAAAGTACTCCCAATGATTGCTGCATTGCTATGCAATAATTTTAACAATTCTTATGGCTCTTAATTATCAGACTATAGAAATACTTTAAAAGTTCTTATAAAATATGTTATACTTTCTGATTCTGCATTCTAAGCTCTATCTGTgaaggtttcttccagttcttaatat of the Sarcophilus harrisii chromosome 1, mSarHar1.11, whole genome shotgun sequence genome contains:
- the HBZ gene encoding hemoglobin subunit zeta: MSLTKTDKTIIVTIWNKIAPQADSIGTETLERLFFSYPQTKTYFPHFDLSHGSAQLHGHGTKVVNAIGDAVKSIDNISTALSKLSELHAYILRVDPVNFKLLSHTFLVTVAARFPADFTAEAHAAWDKFLSIVSSVLTEKYR